Below is a genomic region from Salvelinus sp. IW2-2015 linkage group LG18, ASM291031v2, whole genome shotgun sequence.
CAAACCAAGTTAAATGCATAGTATTTGGTGAGTGTTTGCttgtacagtatatgctgtaCCTAGTGTGGCTGCGGACAGGGCAAGAAGCTATAGGAATGATgtgcagtggggagaacaagtatttgatacactgccgattttgcaggttttcctacttacaaagcatgtagaggtctgcaacaaaaatccagaaaatcaacattgtatgatttttagtaattcatttgcattttattgcatgacataagtatttgatacatcagaaaagcagaacttaatatttggtacagaaacctttgtttgcaattacagagatcatacgttcctgtagttcttgaccaggtttgcacacactggcagcagggattttggcccactcctccatacagaccttctccagatccttcaggtttcggggctgtcgctgggcaatacggacttttcagctccctccaaagatgttctattgggttcaggtctggagactggctaggccactccaggaccttgagatgcttcttacggagccactccttagttccctggctgtgtgtttcgggtcattgtcatgctggaagacccagccacgacccatcttcaatgctcttactgagggaaggaggttgtgtgccaagatctcgcgatacatggccccatccatcctcccctcaatacggtgcagtcgtcctgtcccctttgcagaaaagcatccccaaagaatgatgtttcacctccatgcttcacggttgggatggtgttcttggggttgtactcatccttcttcttcctccaaacacggcgagtggagtttagaccaaaaagctctatttttgtctaatcataccacatgaccttctcccattcctcccctggatcatccagatggtcattggcaaacttcagacgggcctggacatgcgctggcttgagcagggggaccttgcgtgcgctgcaggattttaatccatgacggcgtagtgtgttactaatggttttctttgagactgtggtccagctctcttcaggtcattgaccaggtcctgccgtgtagttctgggctgatccctcaccttcctcatgatcattggatgccccacgaggtgagatcttgcatggagccccagaccgagggtgattgaccgtcattttgaacttcttccattttttaataattgcgccaacagttgttgccttctcacaaagctgcttgcctattgtcctgtagcccatcccagccttgtgcaggtctacaattttagccctgatgtccttacacagctctctggtcttggccattgtggagaggttggagtctgtttgattgagtgtgtggacaggtgtcttttatacaggtaacgagttcaaacRggtgcagttaatacaggtaatgagtggagaacaggagggcttcttaaagaaaaactaacaggtctgtgagagccggaattcttactggttggtaggtgatcaaatacttatgtcatgcaataaaatgcaaattacttaaatcatacaatgtgattttctggatttttgttttagattccgtctctcacagttgaagtgtacatatgataaatTACAGACCYctacatgctttgtaagtaggaaaacctgcaaaatcagcagtgtatcaaatacttgttctccccactgtatgcagtGTGACATTGAACACACCTGGGAAAATAGATTGCAGTATGTGgagtcttttctttttattgaacATACTGTGTACACTCTAATCTCCAACACCTGCTCAAAGCAACTGGATGTATGTATATTCCTCTCTGTGTGTATATCTGTCTTTTGGAGGGGTTGGGACTGGGATAAAGTAGAAGACAAATGTGTTGGACATTCGTGTACTTTTGTTATCAATGTGATCACaaacatgtgaaaccatgtgtacAGACAAAACAGGGAGAMCAGCATAATCCTCATCATAAGGAACTTTATTGATCTTGCTGTAACAGTGTCCACTGGCATTGAAATTTCTCCCAAAAATGAAGTTAATTCAAATTAGAACAGCAGTTAGGTTTGTAGTTTCAAATCTCTTTTGCGACAAAATACAAACCATTCATATAGCTAATTCAAATTTATTTAGTAATTATCGGATTATGTTTAACATTTAGAATAGCCTGAAATAATGTATAAACTCATTTTCTCCTTTAATTTTGCAAATCTATCAAACCATGACCACAAACGGAAAGCCAGTTWTCCAAATGGTAAATCTTTATAAAATCCTTTACCAGAAAGACCCAAAACGCAACAAAGTCAGGCTTGTATTGGTGATGGATAGATATTCAAGGCTTGGAATGATGATGAAATTCTCAGCTAATTAGAATTTAAATCAGTCACATCATCCCTTATGAGTTTAATTGCTGGTAACTAACGGACTACAAAACAGRCAGGTAAGAGCAtatccatttttgttttttttatgaacattttacCCAAACAATGACAAAGGTTCTGAAAAGGATAAGTAATATCAATCCCTTTGACAGAGGATTCTAAGGCCAGTACTTTGATCTACAAAGTAGTAGATGTTGTACAGTTTCTTAGGCCCCATTATAAAATGTCTAAAGCAGTAAAGACGGCTTTGTTTACAGTGTACTCTGGTATTAAGGACACATACAGAATGGTCAGTTTAGATTACTGCCTTGACTTGGGCGTCTACATTTTGTTAATGGTTAAGAATATCTCTGGTTACCTTTAGACTCTTTTCCTTGTTGTGTGGCTGAAGTACATACAATACATATACGGCAGTTGGTAACCCTGAGACCTATTCAAATAGACCTGCAGAGTCTTCCGCTAGGTCTCAGGGTTAGCCATAGCCTGGTAGCCCAGTCAGTTTGTATTGTAGCCAACTCCTCTTTGTgtttcattgtcatgccaaactaTGGCTTGACAACGATAGAAGAGTTGGCAACAACACATGCAGGCTACATTCCAATATCCACACTACCATACCACTTAGGATGCATGTCAAATACATTGcttcattctaagtggtatgctagcaTGGACATTGAAACAGAGCCACAGTATGGGGCCAAGTTGGCCGTACAGTTAACGTATTACATGGTATAGTTTTTCTGCGTGGTTTACATACATCACACCCAGTGACGGCGAGACAGAGAGCTAAAGAAGATGGCTGCTGTGAGAGCTCACAACATTGGTTTCTACAAGCCAAGCCACTGGCGCACAGCACAGGAACCAGGTTTGTTTCTTCTTCTGTTCCGGTGTGGTTCCTCAGGTGAGGTCAGATGTCCATCTCAAACTGAGCATCCTCACCTTTTAAAACACAAGAACACAAATACAATGTCATCTGTACTCTAAAGCAGGGGGTGTAATACCTTTGTTATTACTAATTTGACTCAGGGGTTCCATGATAAAACATGGTTGACAtggactacagagagagagagagcatgttgtATGGCATGACAACAGTAGTCAGAGGATATGGCACCCACTGACCGGTGGCTGTCTTGCCATGACTGTTGTGGGGTTTGATGTGGTTGTTGGCCTCGTTCCTTCTGTTCTCGGTCAGGACGTTGAGGCTGGTCACCCCGGGGATGATGGGCAGATGGGCCGGGGGGGTCTGGGCGATGGGGGAGTTACGCCGGTCCAATAGGAACTTACGGTCGTAGATGATCCTGGTCCCTATGATAGAGGAGAGTGATTATTTAATAACATCTGACATATTAGTTACAACCATCGAATGTATAGAAATAAACCTGTTTAGTTCGTTACATATTTACTGTAAATACCCATTTTAATCAAAAGATGGCGTGTCATGTACAACATGGCCTAGGCACCTACATCAGATGCTGGGATAATTGTTTACAGTATCGTCAAACAAAAAGCTGTAAACAAAAAGCAGAGGCCTTAActttctataaacattatttcaataaaagtgcaatatttatttaaatgcAAAAGCACTGTCTGGGACAATGAAATTCAGATACTTCCTCAAACCAGCCATGCATGTATGAATATATGAATACATTGTaactacctacagtgccttcagaaagtattcacaccccttcactttttccacattttgttgtgttactacgGAAGTCCAGAGATCAtatgaattaaaaaaaatatataccctCATTATGTTGAGAATCCAACTTATTTATCTCATGATCACGACATCACAAAAGTTGTTTTTGTCAAGATCACAAGATTAACTCTATAAATACAAATAGACGCATTGATGATTGACAGTATGGCTGAGGAGGCAGAGCCCATGGTGGATCAGCGCATATGTTTTTATTGATTGCTACACTAAGGGATGGTACATTTAATCCTAACATCATGCTTTCATTTGTGTTTGGCACTCATTATCAGTTTATAAGTTAGAATGTTAACAAGCTAAATGTCTTATCTTGAGCCAAGAGCTCATGGGGCATCTGAGCCTTCGTGGGGCAATTAAGCCCCAAACGATGCCTAACAGGCAGCCCTGTCTCCCAGGCTGTATGCCACCCCCAAGACCACAGTCAACCGCATGGAAGCAACAATGTAACTAACTTGGCTAGTCTTGTGAgcgagctagctagttagcctttGTTGCTAGCGTGTTATATATGCTGGTTGTTAGCTTTCATAACATATGTTTATAATTGTACGGGACACTTTATGTTTTATAGATAATATTTAAAATGTACAGAGTGGGTGAGCTCCATTTCTGACAGGATGATAagattcaatagcagcctcagaggctgataaGTCAGGATTCTAccttgtaggctgtttcataGGTAAAGCTCCTTGCAGGCAGATTAGCAGTCAGGATGCATTATCTATATGATCAAGACTGGGTGCTCTCTattcctgacaggctgatcagattcatTAGAAGCCTCAGAGGCTGATGAGGCAGGATGCTACCTAGTTGGCTGTCTGCAAGGAGCCTTACACATGAAACAGTCTACAAGTATCCTGACATCAGCTGctgaggctgctattgaatctgatcagcctgccAGGAATAGAGCTCACCCCCTGGATCAGATATGCATATGGCTATAAAGCACTTTCACAGCTAATCTACCTGCAATAAGACTTGCCTATAAAAACAGCCTCTAAGGCAGCTTCCTGACttatcagcctctgaggctgAAATTTAATCGGATAAGCCTGTCAGGCATGGGGCTCACCCAATGTAAATATTACCCACAAACATGAAGCATCCCTTATAATTATACACATATCAATTATGCAAGCTAACAACCAGCATAgataacaagctagctaacaagacTATCTAGCTAGCTCACAAAACTAGCCAGGTTAGCTCTGTAGTTCCTTGCATGCGATTGACTGTGGTCTTGGGGGCGGCACGCAGCTTAGGAGACAGTGCTGCTTGTCAGGTATCATTCAGGGCTCAAATGCCCCACATTGCACTCAACAAAGCCATAGGGCTCCTTGATGAAGTTGTTATTTTGCATCTGAACAAATGAATGGATGATGCATGGTACTTTTGATTATCTTGTGATCTTCGcaaaacaacttttgttatgtAGTGATAAGATAAATACGTTGTGATCGACATAACGAGggaacaatttttttaaattaatttgtcctCTCTGGCCTTCCACGTGTTACAGTctgaatataaaatggattaaaatKagattttgtgtcactggcctacatacaataccccataatgtcaaagtggaaatatgttgtAAGAtttttttactaattaataaaaaatgaaatgtcgTGAGTCAATAATTAcactttgttattgcaagcctaaataagttcaggagtaaacatgtgcttaagtcccataataagttgcatggactcactatgtgtgcaataatagtatttaacatgatttttgaatgactacctaatttctgtaccccacacattacattttctgtaaggtaagaaaaaatgtttttgtgaaCTAACGATCGCACTTGACTCTTTTCCCCTTTACTAGcgctgactttgctgatagctRCTTTGAGGAACATTTGACTTATTATCACTGTGATTCTCCCACCTAgctgtcttaagatgaatgcactgtaagtcgctctggataacagcatctgctaaatgactcaaatgtaaaaaggTCCTGAGTCAagcatttcaaccacaaagaccagggaggttttccaatgccttgcaaaaggcacctattggtagatgggtgaattttttgttgttgttgcaaacattgactatccctttgagcatgatgaagttattaattccactttggatagtgtatcaatacatgcAGTCACGACAAAGATATAGgcgtcctaactcagttgccggagaggaaggaacaagctcagggatttcaccatgatgccagtGGTGACTTTTAAACcgttagagtttaatggttgtgataggagaaaactgaggatgtatcaacaacattgaTACATGTgaaaagagtgaaaagaaggaagcctgtacagaaaataaaatattccaaaacatgcatcctgtttgtaataaggcactaaagtaaaactgcaaaaaaggtggcaaagaaatgaactttgtcttgaatacaaagcgttgtttggggaaaatccaatacgtcactgagtaccacttcatattttcaagcatggtggtggctgcatcatgttatgggtgtgggTGTGaatgtcatcgacaaggactagggagttttttttatgataaaaagaaatagagctaagcacaggcaaaatcctagaggaaaacctgtttcagtctgctttccaacaaacactgggagacaaattcacctttcagcaggacaataacttaaaacacaaggccaaatatacactggagttgcttaccaagacgacattgtatgtccctgagtggcttagttaagGTTTtggacttaaatcggcttaaaaatccatggcaagacataaaaatggctgtctagcgatgatcatcaaccaacttgacagagcttgaagaatttgcaaatattgtacaatccggttgtgtaaagctcttagagacttaccccgaaagactcacagctataatcggtgcctaaggtgattctaacatgtattgactcagggggttgaaatCTTATGTAatgaagatatattagtgttatattttattataataaaatatatacagtggggagaacaagtatttgatacactgccgattttgcaggttttactacttacaacGGCATGTGAGAGgctctgtcatttttatcataggtaacttcaactgtgagagacggaatctaaaacaaaaatccagaaaatcacattgtatgaatttttaaagtaattaatttgcattttattgcatgacataagtatttgatacatcagaaaagcagaacttaatatttggtacagaaacctttgtttgcaattacagagatcatacgtttcctgtagttcttgaccaggtttgcacacactgcagcagggattttggcccactcctccatccagaccttctccagatccttcaggtttcggggctgtcgctgggcaatacggactttcagctccctccaaagattttctattgggttcaggtctggagactggctaggccactccaggacttgagatgcttttacggagccactccttagttgccctggctgtgtgttttcgggtcgttgtcatgctggaagacccagccacgaccccatcttcaatgctcttctgagggaaggaggttgttggccaagatctcgcgatacatggccccatccatcctccctcaatacggtgcagtcgtcctgtcccctttgcagaaaaggtccccaaagaatgatgtttccacctccatgcttcacggttgggatggtattcttggggttgtactcatccttcttcttcctccaaacaacggcgagtggagtttagaccaaaaagctctatttttgtctcatcagaccacatgaccttctcccattcctcctctggatcatccagatggtcattggcaacacttcagacgggcctggacatgccgctggcttgagcagggggaccttgcgtgcgctgcaggattttaatccatgatggcgtagtgtgttactaatggttttctttgagacgtggtcccagctctctcaggtcattgaccaggtcctgccgtgtagttctgggctgatcctcaccttcctcatgatcattgatgccccacgaggtgagatcttgcatggagccccagaccgagggtgattgaccggcatcttgaacttcttccattttctaataattgcgccaacagttgttgccttctcaccaagctgcttgcctattgtcctgtagccatcccagccttgtgcaggtctacaattttatccctgatgtccttacacagctctctggtcttggccattgtggagaggttggagtctgtttgattgagtgtgtggacaggtgtcttttatacaggtaacgagttcaaacaggtgcagttaatacaggtaatgagtggagaacaggagggcttcttaaagaaaaactaacaggtctgtgagagccggaattcttactggttggtaggtgatcaaatacttatg
It encodes:
- the eif4ebp2 gene encoding eukaryotic translation initiation factor 4E-binding protein 2 is translated as MSSSTSRQLSESRAIPTRTVLINDRTQLPHDYCTTPGGTLFSTTPGGTRIIYDRKFLLDRRNSPIAQTPPAHLPIIPGVTSLNVLTENRRNEANNHIKPHNSHGKTATGEDAQFEMDI